The Paenibacillus mucilaginosus 3016 genome includes the window CCGCTATCCTCGAAGCGACGGACCGCGGGGTGACGGTGGCTTTTTCCACCGGACGGGGCATTCAGAACGCGCTCCCCTATGTGGAGCAGCTTGGCCTGAAGTCGCCGATCGTCACCGTCAACGGAAGCGAGGTCTGGAAGGCGCCCGGCGTGCTCCATGAGCGCCATCTGCTCGACCGAGGGCTGCTGCGCCGGCTGCATGAGCTGTCGGTTCAGTATGATACGTGGTTCTGGGCCTACTGTGTCGGCGATATCTACAACAAAGACCGCTGGGCGACGGAGGCGGAGATCGAAGAGAATGAATGGCTCAAGTTCGGCTACTACGTCGAAAATACGGAAATCCTCGCCGCCATCCGCAAGGAGATCGAGAGCTGGGATCTGCTTGAGATCACCAATTCGCACCCGTTTAACATGGAGCTGAACCCCAAGGGCATCAGCAAAGCCAGCGGGCTTGAGCAGGTATGCGGCATGCTCGGGATTACGATGAAGGAAGTCATTGCCATGGGAGACAGCCTGAACGATGTCGCCATGATCCGCGCAGCGGGCCTC containing:
- a CDS encoding Cof-type HAD-IIB family hydrolase; translation: MSSYKLVALDLDGTLLTDDKAISAENRAAILEATDRGVTVAFSTGRGIQNALPYVEQLGLKSPIVTVNGSEVWKAPGVLHERHLLDRGLLRRLHELSVQYDTWFWAYCVGDIYNKDRWATEAEIEENEWLKFGYYVENTEILAAIRKEIESWDLLEITNSHPFNMELNPKGISKASGLEQVCGMLGITMKEVIAMGDSLNDVAMIRAAGLGVAMGNAQEEVKKLADRVTVTNEEHGVAKIIREYVLD